From Vicugna pacos chromosome 6, VicPac4, whole genome shotgun sequence, a single genomic window includes:
- the NOP10 gene encoding H/ACA ribonucleoprotein complex subunit 3 → MFLQYYLNEQGERVYTLKKLDPMGQQTCSAHPARFSPDDKYSRHRITIKKRFKVLMTQQPRPVL, encoded by the exons ATGTTTCTCCAGTATTACCTCAACGAGCAGGGAGAACGGGTCTATACCCTGAAG AAACTCGACCCTATGGGACAACAGACCTGCTCGGCCCATCCTGCTCGGTTCTCCCCAGACGACAAATACTCTAGACATCGAATCACCATCAAGAAACGCTTCAAGGTGCTCATGACCCAGCAACCGCGCCCTGTCCTCTGA